Proteins from one Salvelinus sp. IW2-2015 linkage group LG32, ASM291031v2, whole genome shotgun sequence genomic window:
- the LOC111956667 gene encoding zinc finger protein 658B-like: protein MHIHTGEKPYHCSKCELSFTNNRSLKEHEVRHTEEKPHCCSQCGASLSSARALEGHMRIHTGEKPYECSECGQKFAQRXSLGXHXXLHTGEKXYXCSDCKKXFXRXGSLKAHKFTHSEKKMYBCSQCESSCTTPXALKNQQLIHTGEKPYHCFHCDKSFLWQQSLKEHERLHKGEKPYSCSDCXNNFATMATLRIHQRRHTGERPYQCPFPDCGKSFAQASALKVHKRRHTGEKPHHCDQCGMSFVTSGDLQSHQQTHSKKKPYCCTECGLSFSRSDSLKIHQRVHTGERPYSCSECDKSYTLKXHLTRHQLTHTGEKPHPCSDCGKSFILSGTLKTHQLTHTGEKPYHCFDCKKSFTTKGQLTGHQQRHTGEKPHYCSECSKSFKCSMDLRCHVQRIHSGTPYHCXLCERSFSSPQHLKYHQMTHTGEKPFICTDXGKRFTQAGVLTYHRRIHTGEKPHSCDQCDKSFSKRSSLHSHQRTHTGEKPYSCDECGKRFTNSGTLVSHKRIHT, encoded by the coding sequence ATGCATATTCACACGGGAGAAAAGCCATACCACTGCTCTAAGTGCGAGCTGAGTTTCACTAACAACAGATCTCTGAAAGAACACGAGGTCAGACACACAGAAGAGAAACCTCACTGCTGCTCCCAGTGCGGTGCTAGTCTCTCRTCTGCCAGGGCACTGGAAGGACACATGCggattcacactggagagaaaccatacGAGTGCTCTGAATGTGGGCAGAAGTTTGCACARAGAYCCAGTCTTGGGAKACACKGAAMAYTACACACAGGAGAGAAARCTTATCAKTGCTCTGACTGCAAGAAGASCTTTRCAAGAKTTGGCTCTTTAAAGGCACATAAGTTCACACATTCAGAGAAGAAGATGTACRACTGCTCTCAGTGTGAGTCGAGCTGCACAACGCCAGMCGCATTGAAGAATCARCAGCttatacacactggagagaagccttaccactgcttcCACTGTGATAAGAGCTTCCTTTGGCAACAGTCTCTCAAAGAACACGAGCGTCTTCACAAGGGAGAGAAACCGTATTCTTGCTCAGACTGCGASAACAACTTTGCCACAATGGCAACCTTGCGAATTCACCAGCgaagacacacaggagagaggccatACCAATGCCCTTTccctgactgtgggaagagttttgcccAGGCCAGCGCCTTGAAAGTTCACAAGAGAaggcacacaggagagaagccgcaccactgtgatcagtgtgggatgAGTTTTGTCACGTCAGGTGACTTGCAATCTCACCAGCAAACTCACTCCAAAAAGAAGCCATACTGCTGCACAGAGTGTGGACTCAGTTTTTCTAGATCTGATTCCTTAAAGATTCACCAGAGagtccacacaggagagaggccgTACAGCTGCTCAGAGTGTGACAAGAGTTACACTTTGAAGGYTCACCTTACTAGACACCAgctgacacacacaggagagaaacctcacccctgctctgactgtgggaagagttttattcTCTCAGGCACCTTAAAAACACAtcagttaacacacacaggagagaagccttaccactgtttTGATTGCAAGAAGAGTTTTACCACTAAGGGTCAACTGACTGGACACcagcagagacacacaggagagaaacctcacTACTGCTCCGAGTGCAGCAAGAGCTTCAAGTGTTCAATGGACCTGAGATGCCACGTTCAGCGCATACACAGTGGGACACCCTACCACTGCARCCTCTGTGAGCGCAGCTTCAGCTCCCCACAGCATCTGAAGTACCACCAGATGACACACACGGGAGAGAAACCATTCATATGCACCGACTGRGGAAAGAGATTCACTCAGGCRGGGGTTTTGACGTACCACAGGAGGATTCACACCGGAGAGAAACCTcacagctgtgatcagtgtgacaAGAGTTTCAGTAAAAGGAGCAGTCTGCAYTCACACCagcggacacacacaggagagaagccttacagctgtgatgaatgtgggaagagattcactAATTCAGGAACCCTGGTTTCGCACAAGAGAATACACACCTGA